ccccccccccaaaaaaTCTCCAATCCAAATCAATATCCAACCAAATACTTCCAAATACTTCCAAATACTCACAACAGTAGACACCACGTCGCTGACTTGTCTGATGCTCTCGGCGCTGCCGAAGAAATACGGCACCTTGTGCGTGCACATATGTAGATTTCTAATCTTCTTAATCTGCACCAACTGTCCATCCTTCAATCCGAATATCGTCTCCAGAACGTAGCCACGATTCACGTGTAAAGCATGACCAATCACATTCCGTTCCACCCAGAACATCGTCACGCACTCTCCCTGCGTGAAGTTCTCCATCAGTTCGACCGTTTGATCGTATTCTCCCAATACACCGACGTTCAACTGTCCCACGATCACCCTGATCATATCCAGCTCTCTTGGCTGTATATTTTCATTCACTACGAGACTATCCAGTCCTTGCTCGGTGAATCTAATCTCAAACTGATCCTGGTTGATCTCGTACGCTTCTTGTCGCGACACCTGGCTGACCGGGACCGCTGGTGTTCCTGGATCGAGGCTTTCAGTCGCGTAACTGTCCGCTTTCGAGTCGCGAAAACGACAACTGAGAATACGGAATCCTTTTGGTTGACATACCAGCTTCGAGGCGACGTTCAGCCGAATACTCATGTAGCTACCTTCCTCGGGAATCGCCGTTGAATTTACTTGAACGTGGAAAGTGTACTCTGGCCCGTACTTCCATGGAGTATCAATGGTGACACGTGCGGCTGGAAAACGTGTCAGCGTGATCAGAGTTGCGTCTAGATGACCAGCTACTAAATGCGTCGCGTCTCATGACAAGCTTGTGTCACGCAGAGAAGCTACACACCGATCTGTTTCATTGAAACTTATTCTTTGGTTTTTGcagaattaaatatttatttaatacctGGTAATTCTAGTATAGTTTAagtaaatattcataaatattcgtATAACTGGTCATTTCAGCACGTAGGTAGAAACTTGTAGGAGTTTATGAGAGTTAGTATATTTGTTAGTGAGAGTTATTTAGTTATTGAGAGTTAGTGGCATATTTCTTAGAATTATAGTTCGTTGGAATACATATCCACGCCCTGGTACTATAATAAAACGCCTGGCTATGCATATTTTCCAAATTaccgtaaaaatataaaatatctgaaaaatatctCATAGACTCCATCTCACCAGTTACAGACGTATAGCGCGATTTTGCATGCTGGTGCGAAAATTAAAGAGGTTTTAAGACACGGAAATGATTAAACTTAGTTTCTGCGTGGCACATTTCTGGGATGATCCGGCGTGAACACGATATGTCGCGGATTTCTATCTCGTGGGATCTACCCACGAGCACACGTGAACGTGAATTGAATGATTGGACCGGCTTGAATAGAACCGATTAGAGACGGTCCAGTGTTATCTTTCGCATCACGCGGCTATACTTCATGCTCGCCGCTCTTTGTACTTTGGATTTTCTGCCCGAGCCGAGTAATACAGCCACTACTTGCCGATCGATAgcgattaaacgaaattataacAGATAGACGGAGAGATAATAATTGTTTCCTTTTTAACGAAGATTCGATTAAGAGATATAGATGCGCGAACGAAGAAAGATACACGAGGATGATCGATCGAAGATGATGAGAAGATACACGTGTA
The Bombus vancouverensis nearcticus chromosome 6, iyBomVanc1_principal, whole genome shotgun sequence DNA segment above includes these coding regions:
- the LOC117157644 gene encoding vitellogenin; this translates as MNVVLNVVPFFLAARVTIDTPWKYGPEYTFHVQVNSTAIPEEGSYMSIRLNVASKLVCQPKGFRILSCRFRDSKADSYATESLDPGTPAVPVSQVSRQEAYEINQDQFEIRFTEQGLDSLVVNENIQPRELDMIRVIVGQLNVGVLGEYDQTVELMENFTQGECVTMFWVERNVIGHALHVNRGYVLETIFGLKDGQLVQIKKIRNLHMCTHKVPYFFGSAESIRQVSDVVSTVSSSESHIVITSTEFISGTTNVINTSKVSEGMVTTLYENISVRLVSILPALNEPPEVKDPEPASMFIGRWLMESSMEDDLSLEV